The following are encoded together in the Vicia villosa cultivar HV-30 ecotype Madison, WI unplaced genomic scaffold, Vvil1.0 ctg.000089F_1_1, whole genome shotgun sequence genome:
- the LOC131623952 gene encoding probable methionine--tRNA ligase: MPRKQFQPPAKMTEIRKVPKLPVEGKRNILITSALPYVNNVPHLGNIIGCVLSADVFARYCRLRGYNAIYICGTDEYGTATETKALEENCSPKEICDKYHVIHKEVYDWFDISFDEFGRTSSPEQTEVCQAIFKKIHENNWLSEDTLQQLYCDTCKKFLADRLVEGTCPIPGCEYDSARGDQCEKCGNLLNPTELKIPRCKVCRNSPRICDTDHLFLELPLLKDKLEKYINEMSVAGSWSQNAIQTTNSWFKMGLKKRCITRDLKWGVPVPHEKYSDKVFYVWFDAPIGYISITASYTRDWEKWWKNPENVELFQFMGKDNVPFHTVMFPSTLLGTDQNWTLMKTISVTEYLNYEAGKFSKSKGVGVFGNDAKDTTIPVEVWRYYLLTNRPEVSDTLFTWSDLQAKLNTELLNNLGNFVNRVLSFIAKPAGQGYDSIIPTVPDDVSDDSHDPTKKLASKVAAYLEQYIEAMEKVKLKQGLKIAMSISGEGNAYLQETEFWRLYKQNQSLCSLVMKTAAGVVYLLACLLEPFMPSFSLEVFKQLNLSTEIHLSLSDDKGDVDRVRRPWDLLSAGHKIGTPKPLFRELKDEDVEFYRKKFEGSQADRVLRAEAEAAENVAAQLKKTKVSDGTGKKKSGAKSAAKSSNEAKNKAAAEPDISITRLDIRVGLIKKAEKHPDADSLYVEEIDVGEEQTRTVVSGLVKYIPLDEMQNRKVCVLCNLKPASMRGIKSQAMVLAASNDDHTKVELVEPPSSASVGERITFPGHEGSPDELLNPKKKVWETLQVDLHSNEKLEACYKNIPLTTSAGICTVSSISNGSIR, from the exons ATGCCGCGTAAACAGTTTCAACCACCGGCTAAAATGACGGAAATTCGTAAAGTTCCGAAGCTTCCAGTTGAAGGAAAGcgcaacatcctcataaccagTGCTCTGCCTTACGTCAACAACGTCCCTCATCTCGGCAACATCATTGGAT GTGTGCTTAGTGCGGATGTTTTTGCTCGGTATTGCCGGCTTAGAGGTTACAACGCTATTTACATCTGCGGTACCGATGAGTATGGCACAGCAACAGAGACTAAAGCATTGGAAGAGAATTGTTCTCCCAAAGAGATTTGTGACAA ATACCATGTCATTCATAAGGAGGTATATGATTGGTTCGATATAAGTTTTGATGAATTCGGGCGGACTTCTTCCCCCGAGCAAACTGAAGTTTGCCAGGCAATTTTCAAAAAGATTCACGAAAACAATTGGCTCTCCGAGGATACATTACAGCAG CTTTACTGCGATACATGCAAAAAGTTCTTAGCTGATCGGCTTGTGGAGGGTACATGCCCTATTCCCGGGTGCGAGTATGATTCTGCTCGAGGAGACCAATGTGAGAAGTGTGGAAACCTTCTAAATCCGACAGAATTGAAGATTCCCAGGTGCAAG GTTTGTCGAAATAGTCCTCGTATTTGTGATACGGACCACTTATTTCTTGAGCTCcctcttttgaaagataaattggaaaaaTACATCAACGAGATGTCTGTGGCTGGATCATGGAGTCAGAATGCTATTCAAACAACAAATTCATGGTTCAAAATGGGATTAAAGAAACGTTGTATTACCAGAGATCTGAAGTGGGGAGTTCCTGTTCCACATGAAAAATATAGTGACAAG GTTTTCTATGTTTGGTTTGACGCACCTATTGGATATATATCAATCACGGCAAGCTACACACGTGATTGGGAGAAATGGTGGAAAAATCCGGAGAATGTGGAGTTATTTCAGTTTATGGGAAAGGACAATGTGCCATTCCACACT GTAATGTTTCCATCTACTCTACTCGGGACTGATCAAAATTGGACTTTAATGAAGACTATTAGTGTTACTGAATACCTAAATTATGAAGCAG GGAAGTTTTCTAAGAGCAAAGGCGTCGGGGTATTTGGTAATGATGCAAAAGATACTACTATTCCGGTTGAAGTATGGAGGTATTACTTGCTCACAAATAGGCCCGAG GTATCGGATACACTTTTTACGTGGTCTGACTTGCAAGCAAAATTAAATACAGAGTTGCTGAATAACTTGGGAAACTTCGTCAACCGAGTTTTGAGTTTTATTGCCAAACCTGCAG GTCAAGGATATGATTCCATTATTCCCACTGTTCCTGATGATGTAAGTGACGACTCCCATGATCCAACCAAAAAATTGGCCAGCAAAGTTGCTGCATATTTGGAGCAATACATAGAAGCAATGGAGAAG GTTAAACTCAAGCAAGGATTGAAAATTGCAATGAGCATATCCGGTGAGGGGAATGCATATTTGCAG GAAACTGAATTTTGGCGTCTTTACAAGCAAAACCAATCTCTCTGCTCCCTTGTTATGAAAACTGCTGCTGGGGTTGTATATCTTCTTGCCTGTTTATTGGAACCTTTTATGCCATCTTTCAGTCTTGAG GTATTCAAGCAGCTAAATTTGTCAACGGAGATACATCTTTCACTTTCTGATGATAAAGGAGATGTTGATAGAGTAAGAAGACCCTGGGATCTCCTGAGTGCTGGTCATAAAATTGGAACACCAAAGCCATTGTTCAGGGAACTG AAAGATGAAGATGTGGAGTTCTACCGGAAGAAATTTGAAGGAAGTCAAGCCGATAGGGTTTTGCGTGCAGAGGCCGAAGCTGCTGAAAATGTTGCTGCACAATTGAAGAAAACAAAAGTTTCAG ATGGCACTGGGAAGAAAAAATCCGGAGCCAAATCAGCAGCAAAATCATCAAATGAAGCCAAAAACAAGGCTGCTGCTGAACCCGATATTTCCATCACAAGGCTTGATATTCGAGTTGGTCTCATAAAAAAGGCTGAAAAGCATCCTGATGCAGATTCACTATATGTTGAAGAGATTGATGTTGGTGAAGAACAGACAAGAACTGTTGTCAGTGGACTCGTCAAGTATATACCACTTGATGAAATGCAG AACCGAAAAGTCTGTGTTCTTTGCAACTTAAAACCAGCAAGCATGAGGGGCATTAAATCCCAAGCTATGGTTCTTGCTGCTTCCAATGATGATCACACCAAG GTTGAGTTGGTTGAACCGCCCAGTTCTGCTTCTGTTGGAGAAAGAATTACATTCCCAGGGCACGAAGGCAGTCCTGATGAACTCTTAAACCCAAAGAAGAAAGTTTGGGAGACATTGCAAGTCGATCTGCACTCTAATGAGAAGCTAGAGGCATGCTACAAAAATATCCCACTCACCACTTCAGCTGGCATTTGCACAGTTTCATCAATAAGCAATGGATCAATACGGTAG